The DNA window CAGGTGAGTTGTGTGAAGTGTGTACCTGGCTCTGCAGTAGAGGTGTGTAGGGTCAGGTGAGTTGTGTGAAGTGTGTACCTGGCTCTGCAGTAGAGGTGTGTAGGGTCAGGTGAGTTGTGTGAAGTGTGTACCTGGCTCTGCAGTAGAGGTGTGTAGGGTCAGGTGAGTTGTGTGAAGTGTGTACCTGGCTCTGCAGTAGAGGTGTGTAGGGTCAGGTGAGTTGTGTGAAGTGTGTACCTGGCTCTGCTGTCTCGTCGGTACTCTCTCTCCTTGCCGATGCGTTCCTGCAGGCAGCAGACGATGAAGGACACGGACATGGCCAGGATCACGATGCCGCTGACCACAGACACCAGCACGGCCACACGCAGGCCACGATCCTCCGGCCTGGGGATGGCTGTGAtggacaagggggggggggggtatttacTAAACTCAAAAAAGAACGAAGAGGGGGTCTGTCGCTGATGGGATTGTTCACTGGGCCGGTCTTTTATCCCGAGGTCTTGGTACTCAGTGAACTCGTCCTCTGAGTGACCGTTTAACCCCTACCTCACcgacatcccccaccccccaccacccatcaTCCCTTGCCTCTAGCCTTTGGCAGTGGTATTAGGGATTAGCCAGTGGTTCACAACTGAACTGAGCTCAGAGGCAAAGTGTATTAACTGAAAGTGCAATGGGGATTTGGATGTTCCTCCACCAGAGCTGCCTggatctctctgtactgtgCATACAATGGGGCCTTTTCCTGGGGGACTGCTTTCCTGTTTTTGCATAGCATTGGGGAGTGGTTGCGGGACTACTGAGTTTATATAaaagaaatacacacagactcaagTGTGACCgagtgagagagaagaagaaagagagaaagagaaagaaagacgaACTGAGGCGAAGATGAAAGACATCTCACCTTCGCAGACGGGGAGATAGTTGCTCCACTGGGGAGTGCTGGCTCTGATGATGCAGGCGATTTTCTCACTGCCGACCAGCTGGTACCCCTCCCGGCACCAGAACACCAGCACGGATCCCAGCGACACGCCGGTGCCACTCTCCACGTAGAAGGAGCCGCGGCGGGGAGGgagcagggacacacagctcagccctgtgcggacggacagacagacggacagacagacagacagaccatcCAGGGTGAGGAGCAGAAGGGTAAACAGCGGCGCAAAGCCTGTCACATGGAGAGAGGCTAAGAGCAGGCTGCTCTGCGCTCTTCCCAGATTAGATCAGACAGATGGGCAGGATTTCTACAGCAGCCCTGAGACACACGACGAGAGCATGAGCTATCCTGACAGAGAGGGCTTTTCTGATCTCTCTgtcacgcgtgcacacacacacagacacacacacacacacacaaagcacaaacacacacacacacacatacagatgcacacatacacacatacacacgtacgcacacacacacacacacacacagacaaacacagacacacacacacatacatacacaaagcacaagcatacatatacacacatacacgcaaagcacaaacatacataaacacacacatacacacacaaagcacaaacacacacacacacactttgtgcAGTGAGTGACAATAAGACTATTGTAGGACAAAGCTAACATTAGCCTTGGAAAAATACACAGGCAAGCAGATGCAAATGAAGTATTCCCTGCTCTTGCAGGGTtgtctttgcttttattttctactCTTCTTGAGTTTCCTTCTTCATTGCAGTGAGATGCCATCGCCTAtgcacctcccacccccacccccccaccagccagAACCATACACAGAAactttttacaataaaataaaaaatatatacacatgaATCAACCGACTCAGTCTCTCCCCATCTCCTACAGTGCAATGCAGTGCATCTGCCTCAGTCAAAGGAGTCAAAACAGTGTTCTGGCTGGATTATCAGATTCATCTGAAATTTCCATAAGACCCTAAATCCTTGGCACCACAGCCTCCTGAAACAGCCCTGGCAAAGAACCACAGCTAGAGCCTGGGAGAGCTGATGAGCCCACACTCTACTGATTTTCCCTGATCCAACTTCCCCTCGCAGTTGCTGCATTAGCAAATTAGGACACGCGATGTGCTGCAGGGTTGTGACAGATTTGGGAGGTCTGGGAGAATCTGAGATCAGTTAGAGGCAGCTACCGCAGAGGGAACACTGCGATGAAAAATATAGGGCGCATGTGTTTTTCCATGGTACATAATCACAATTGTTAAATGGTGCAACTCTTTCCCAGCTGTAGGAACAATGTGTATAGGGTGCTTTAAATTTAAGAGTAGTTAGAATAGTTTCACATTTGAATTCccatatccatccattatctaacccattTATTCCTGGTCAAAGTTGCAGGGGGGGccagagcctatcccagcatgcactagGAAAGACGCAgtaatacaccctggacaggtctcCAAtccacaggacacacacatcattcactcacacatatatacctATGAGCAATTTGGACTCTCCAATTATCCAGAGTACACAGAGGAAACCCATCCAGCCAGGATTCAACCCTCAAATTGAATAGGATTTTCCTGCTGTGTGGCGACAGGGTTCACCACCATGCAACCTATGAAACAGCATGCCCATTTCCATCAAAATTCATTTTGCAACTGTAGGTCAGCTaaccaaaagaaaacagcacaaatacacactcagcAGTCAATAAAAGGACTGGCATGTATAAGTTAATCTTGGAGATTTTCTCGATGCATCTCCCATCTCCTGTCTCCCATCCATACTGCGGTTCTCATCATTACCTGACATGATCCTCACAAGCATGGAGCCGCCAGTCTGAGAGAATGAGATCAGTGACAGGAGCAGAGCTTATATGCCAGGCTCATTCAGAAGAGATTAACTGGCATGGCGATTCTGTGCATTGCCAAAGAACTTTGATGACATGAGGAAACCTGATTCTGCAGTATAACAACTCTCCCATTCTTTTTCTCCACaactcctcaccccccccccttttccctctctctacttctcttcccttctctctttccctccctctctctctccccctcgggGGCCTACCAGCGAGGCTCTCAGAGAGGAGTGTGATTAAATAAAGATTAGGCCATCTATTAAAGATTTATCCCGCAAAGCCACCACTGATGACGAGGCAGGCAACGGGGATTGGACGTGAGAGGCTGCTTCCGAAAAAAATGCCGCCCCGGCTGCCCGGGCACGTCGGGCCCAGAGCCGCGGGCGGGAGGGACACCGCGAATGGAAGCGGCCTGACGTTACTCATATCCGCCGCACGCGCACGCCTATCACTCCCTTCCCAGAGGCCCGCGGGGAGAGGCGGCCATACGCGGCTCTGCTCGTAACGCACGCTCTGCCAGGCACGTGCCCGGGCCGCACACGTGCGTCTCTCAGCGTCTGCTGCTCACCACAGCGCTGGCTGAGAGGGGAAATACAGTGGGCACGTGCCTGATCAAGAGCCTGCAGCGCTATTGGCCTTCGGTCAATGTCAAAACACACTTCACTGAGCAAAACTGTTTATTTCATGTAGTTGACCTTCCCAGAACCTTTCGCACCCTGGTCTGATACCAGGGCTAAAAACTGGGGAAAGTATCCAATTTACAGGGGATATTCTATATGCAGTCAGCCTCCAGTTCAACCACACTGGAAAATTAGCTTTGCGTTGAACAAAGACAACAGTGCTGCTCGAACGCTGCCCTTTAAGTCATCTTTCCATGTACTTGGAGCATTCGTCAAAAAGGAAATCATCTAGAAAAAGTCAGAAATGAAGTTGCAATAACTTGAGTTGTTAAAAACATACTTTAGCTGACTGAGAAACGGAGCGGGGGAAAACAGTTTGGCTCAAAAACAGGCCTCCTTAATAATCTCCAAATCTCTAACTGCTGCCATTCACTGGGGGTTTGTTCAATTTGGTGCGGGATGTGACCCTGTTCCGTGGCAAAACACGTCACTGTGTTAATCCATCTGAGTGCATCGTCAGGGCTGAAAGAAATGGTTATTCCTGTTCCCCCCTGCTCTGTGACATAAGTAATTAAGTAATCCCTTTTACCTGCGTACATCCTCTGAACAAGAATCAAGCAGCACAGGGcagtgtggggggagggtgggggatgggggtgtcaGTCTCTGAATAGATGGCGTACGGATATGAATGGCCAGTGAAAATAAAGTAGTCTGTCATTAGGTCGTTTAATTGAGATTATCCCCAAACACTGGGTGCTTTACTGTGAGACAAATGCATTAACTCATTACGCTCAAACCAAGGCACTTCATAAAATCCAGAAAGTTGCAATACCCATGAAGACCCCTATAGCATATGGGCAGTGACGACACAAGAACCCATGTGCCCATAATCTGTGTCGGCACAGACAGTAAATGTGCAGTTCCACATGTGTCTCAGGCAATGTGTAGTTCAGGTTCAAATCTTGATGGATCTTGTAGGCAAAATAACAAGCCGGGGTGGGCTGAAAGGCCTTCTTGTCATCAAGCATTCCTGTGTCCGCAGGGTCTTATCTCCACACTACAAGAAAGCACCTGTTGTGCCAACCCTGGCAATAGGCCCAATGTGAAGTGAAGCAGATCGCCCGTCACAATTCTGTGACTGAATAACTATCAGGGGTGAAGGTTCAAGTGAGTGTCTGTAAGCTCTTCGATTATGTACTCAAGTAAATACAACATTCCAAAATGAGAATACACTTCTAATTTATTAGaacccacacagtaaaataaacagtgaTAATTTTCTGTAGGAGAGATACAGAAGTCCAAGAGGGATCAAACGTACGCTACCATGCTGGGAGTGGGTTAAAACATTCATACAGTAATGcgtacaacaacaaaatatacaaCAGAGCACATATATACAATGAAATGGACTTGTGAAATTAATTAGAacattcacatcattttcaactCTTGAAGATAATATGAATGCCTCATTGACATCATGATAATTgttattcatataaatatatattccatTAATGTCCGTTTTTATTGAGAATCTAATAGTGTTTAACTATTACTGTTACCGTTACCCCTATTCTTCATTGCTTTTCTTCCTACTTGGAATGCCCTGTCACATTTTGTAGACCTGTCCTATCTTTGTGCACGCTGCCAAATGTACACACTATAAACACACCAATGaggtatttttattaaaatatattcacatattGTCTATTATATATACCTGGCTGCTtcatttcactctgcagtccaccagctcaACTGTGAATTGTCATTCCCTCTGATGGCTATACGCCATATGCAACATGATATAGCACATGTATGAAATTAgcatatattattttgtttcactaaaaaaagtattttgcttTACAAAgcaaacaagtaaaaaatatataggcaGAAATATAGAGTGCAGGCATTCCCTTTGATCCTCTTCTGTGATGTTTTACAGTGACAACCCTGCTGAATTAAGCCCTCCCTCCTTGATCAATACTACAGCCAATTATGTGacatcatggggggggggggggggtttgatacAGGACCACAGGGAATGACACTCTACTGAAATCAATGCATCAGTAGTACAAGCCACTCAACCCACTAACAGTTACAGTATATCCTTAATGAAATGCTACTTTCTGAATTTGTAAAGACGGtgctgagaaagagaaagacaaccATAATAGAAGCTCAAGTCATGTGATGGCATCCTTGTGTGGTGGTGAAAACACTGAAGACAACAataagctctctctctgtctctaatgACTGATCCCGCTCTGAACGTCCTCTGTACTACTACACAATACACCCTGTCTTTAACAATGAACAATCAATTTAACTTTGTTTAATTTAAGGGTTGCATTATGGCCTTGGAAGCTGCTGAAAAAATTGCTTTAAATCCATATCCAAAAAACTAACTTTCCTACTGAATTATCCAAAGGTAAAGTAAAAACTCATATACACActgctttcttttaaaaaagtactGTGAAAACACCATACAAGTAAGGAGTAAGGACAAAGACTTATCAGTCACTCCTATACCTGTAATTCTACACATTGATAACAGTCAATAGCTTATTTCACAGCTGGTGGCACAATTTTAATTACTGAAGTTTCCAAGCGCAGAAAATGCATTGTGAATGTAATGTGAATTGAACAAGAGTAAGCATATCCTGTTGTGGGCATTCTCTTAGAAAGAACACAGTGTAGCAGTGGaccatgagaaaaataattgtcAGAAGTCCAGCGGTTCAGTGTGTTCCGTCAGTAAGCAGAACAGAGGCTTTATGTTAAACCCTGCTGACCAGAGCTGTGCACCACTGAAGCCTTCAGTCTAACACTGTTCTATTATGAAAcaactgtgtgtttttaaacccTTAAGGGGATTTGTACAACTTTGTTTCTCTCAGCACTTATCAGTCTTTTTTGTGCATGCAGGCACGTGAGTGCACGCTGgattgctgtgtctgtgtgtgtgtgtatctttgtgtgcatgtcttataggtgcacgtgtgtatgggtgtgcacCATCCAGGCGCACttacacagacaacacacaagTCACAATAAAGTCATTTATATGTTAAATCACCCTATCGTTCCACCCCACTCTCCAGGGCAGTTCATGTGCACTGTTAATCATACAGCATAAGCCACAACATAAAGTCTTACACAAATGGTCTTTACCCAGAGCTTAATGTTGCTGTGTAGACAGACTGCAAGTACACAATTACAGACAGTGTATCACACAAGATAAACACACTGTTCCTCTGCTATGCATGAATTGCTTTAAGGGTAACCAGAAAACAGCACTCAAGAAAGAAATATATGCCTCTCACCTGTGTAATTACTGGTCATTGCATCCGTGATATTATGTGCATCTTCCACAGATGGGACAGGGGTCGTCTTGAGGAGGATGGGACTGACTGATGACCCCCAGACCATAGTGACCCTCAGTCCCCACACCGTCCACACAAAGGGCCACAGTCGACTCATATTCCCTGGCCCCACTCCCACAGTTGTGGGGCCAAAACCTATTTCAGGGGTGTCCTCAACTTGGAAAGAATAACCTTCACTTCTGCATGCCCAGATCCTTTTGTTTTCTAACGACGACTCCTCACAGTCAGGCAGTTGTAGGAAGCCAAATGGCACTGGGATAAAGACGATTTGTTGTTCCTTTTTGTTCTCGCGAAATCTCCAGTTCCCCACTGATCCTCCCCTTCACTTAATTCTCAAAACAAGGAGTGAAATTCCTGCATTTTCACGGGTATATTTCTCTAGCACTGCCTGGAGTCTCCTCTTTGCTTACTGTAGTGGTCTTTCCAGCTGGCGTTCCGCAACTCCGCCGCTGTCACTGTTATTCGCAGCTGTAGCGGACGAAAGGTCTTACGTAATACCACCCGCTCTTGTAGCAAGTAATTTATGCACTCTTAAATCCTGACCTCAcgggtgttttttcttcttcttgcgAGGCAAAGAAGAGCGTGCGTGAGTACATGTGGTACCATTCTGTGaatatgtgcgtttgtgtatgtgtgcgcgcgtgtaccCGTGTGTGCGAGCGCGTAACACGGAGAAGCAGTACGTTGAGTTTGGGTCCGAGTTTAGGTTTGTGAATATAAGGTGTAAAATACACCTGTGTTTTTGTCCAACACATTCTAACTCGAAACTTCTAACTTACGATTTTActcaatacaaataaatgaacatattCCAGACCCCGCTGTTGATGTCTACTGAATTGAACCAGACCTAAGAACACATCGTGCcttcactttttttctgaaatgggtttttaaaaggCACTGAAAACGGCGTTCTGTGACTCTAATCTCTACATTGAATTGATACGGAGAGGTGCTGTCCCAGCCATTCTGTCTTAATTTAGAATTGCGTATAAATCATTCAGCAGCCTGGAAACATACAGTTGCGAGTTATACGAATTAGCATTATCATACTTCATATTAGTTCTAAAATATGCCTAACACAACGTGTAAAGGGCAGTAAAACGTATGTTAGACTGGACTTCAGAGGAACTTGCTCGGGTTACTCACTCTGCTTTATTTTAAGGTAGGCTAACACCAACAGGGAAGAAATAGAAAAACTTGTCCCGAGATTTTTGAAGATTTACCACAATCTAACCTCACGCACGGAATATGCCTGTTAAACAATACATTACTTATAAAGTATTCCTCTGTTTAAGGGGGTCCATATAGGTGCCCGCAGTTATATAATAATGCGTTGCATTAAAAAGACTGAAACGCGTTTTTGGCAGTGAAATAATCCGAAAAGCTCTGTTTTATGGGATACATGGATAAATGACTACACTGTAGCCTACAGTATTATATAACGCATCACAGCACAGGTCTGGACTGTAACACCCCGCGCCAAACAGCGCAGCAAGATCTGCGCGGAGCATAAACGTACATGTGGAAAGAGGTTGTTTAGCAACAGTACAGCTATGTGAATACAATCTGTCAGTGGGAGAAAATGTGAGCACGCAAAGCCGTTCACACGCAAAGCTAATTCAGGCATCACCAGGGGCTTTGCAGACAGAGGAGAATGCATGATCACTGCTACCAGCATACGGAGTTGCAGAGCAACGTCGTTCTGTCGTATACATGATGTATATGATTTTTATATgaatacatgttttttaaaaagatgcagaCAGTAACAACTATTCTTTACCCTACACTTTGAAAAAAGATATGAAAAAGGTACAAAGGTACAAAGAAATATTTACCCCTAGCCAGCAACACACAATTGATATGTACCATTCACGCTTGTAAAATGTACTTAGTCAAACAGAACATTATTGTACCTTCAGGGTACATGTGTTTAAGTTTTTCCTTAAAGAATGAAAGTGTGCCTCCACTATAGCCttatttctgagtgtgtgtgtgtgtgttattatggCATGAGGGGAGGCATTGAAATAAAGCAGCTTTAGCGATGATGACAGACCAAGCACATATGGaagaattttaaacattttaaataagaattatttaattttatttccttaCTGATATTGTGCACCAATTATATTCTCTTCAGACCCCAGTGTCTCCTAATATTAACCAGGCTCCCAATGTCCAATGGACATAAGTAATATAAAACCCCAGGAGTTAGATCACGACTGCGCACAGCTTGGAcagagctgggagctgggacTCACTGCTGGGgacggagaggagaggggaatcGTTTTGATGATGACCGCTGCTCTCTGCCAAAGCCTGGGCGTCAGGCTCCCCTTCAGGGAGGGAACTGTCAGGACGATTACCCCGCGCTTGTCCCATTCAGCAATGCCCAGGAGCCTCTCCtataccccccccacccccacccccacccccagcacgcCTTACACCCCTGCTGACGAGGCCATCTGAGCCTCTTACATCATTCATTCATCTCGCACTGAGAAAGAGCAGCTTACAGTAATGAAAGGCCCGTATAACGCAGCGCAGCATCCCCGCGGAGACAAAGTCACACGTGCCCCGCCCCAAAAACAAACGCTAAACAGACACCTAGAAAAATGCGGTGTGTGGAGGGAAATGCTGACTCAATGCAGGAGGCAGTGTCTCGTTATTCGAGACTTTGTCTGTGTGGTTTAGTTAATGTTTACTTATGTCGTTCAGTGTCTTCAGAAGTagcactctctcactctctcactctctcactctctcactctctcactctctcactctatccAGTTTTCATGGAGCACCCACTGGTACATCGCTATATTTGGATTTTCAATATCACAGTTCAAACCCTATTAAGATTTTATGGTTTAGGGGAAGTTAGGCAACAAAGAGTGTTTATGTAATGTTCTTAGCCCATTACTCTGCCCTTTTCCCCAAGATGATATCACCTAGGCAGAGGGGAAAGGTTTGGTGACAATCTCCATGTAGGAAAACAAAGATATGGACCCTTTGGTCAGGTcatacacagaccagcagggggctgACAATGAACATGACTATTTGACTTATGCTGCTCATTTCTACCGATAACCCTGTTTAAAGCAAACAATTCATATCAAGATAAAAGCAGTAACCAATACCGAGTGACTATTTTTATGCAGTAAGATCAAAGAAATGTCTATAGTTCCTCTGATTATGTCTACATTACTGGAGGTACATGTAGTCTTTTTGAATCTCCCCTTTCATTAATATTCCTTCCCCTCcacacccaaaaacacacacgcacacacgtgtacacacacacacacacacacacacacacacacacagagaaacacaggaacAGGGCCATTTCCCAGATTAATGGTAGCTGTTTCAAAAGTAAATGGCAAGGAATTAAGCCAGTTTACACAACAATTGCAAgaaaatttctgaaaaatgaacTTCTTGTTCTCTGAATCAATCTGCACGGTAGCTTGTGACATTGCTTTACTGTTCAAGGTTTTCTTTAAACTATCAAATTatgtaatttgtatttatttgtatattttattccaccccacctcctccacacacagagcctAGCCAAGCTTCGGATAAATTCTGTCTCCCGAGAGCCCTCTATGGCAGTATACTGCTATTGCAATTTCCGTGAGTGATTCTGATGCAAATCAGTTAATATCCCATCAGTTCCctttagacatttaaaaaagaaattcaactATTATGAAATGTActaacattttatatatatatatatatatatatatatatatatatatatatatatatactgtacaataaaaagTTGTAAAACTGTATTTACTCAATTTCTACAATGGGTAAAACGGCATTTCACATTGATAAGAACACACAGACGTCGAATTACACTTTTCAGTGCGTTTTCAAGAAATAACAATTATTACGTCAATTATCTGACTTGAATATGACACttgaatatgattttatttaattacaatatGAAGTCTTGGTTCCAGCGTTTTTTTATTAGTCCACTAGATGGCGGGTCCCGACCATGATCATAGCCTTTTGACAGAACAAAATTTTTGCTAAGGCCAAAATGTATGTTGATACCCTTATTTGTAACATTCTCGTGATGTTACAGTATTGCTACAGCAAGACGGTACTATTCATTAATTTGAATAACTAACGATAACGTATATTACTCACCAAGCAATTTTGGCACCCCATCATTAAACCGTACATTGTGATGTGAATATTCCAAAGGTTAAAATTGAGCCGCCTTCAAACTTTTTGAGTCAGTCACATTTCATACTTCCGAAGAATGATTGGACCATAAATCTGTACCCACAACTACTGTACCCTGATTGGTCATGGAATAAATGGAGGGGGGAATTACAAAAGATTACCTATTTAGTCAACATTCTTCAAGGTTCATAAATTCTAAGTACAACCTGGGGAGGCTTATTTTACCACCAAAGTGGTAGTTCAACACCATTCTGGCGCACAAACGTAGACATATTGATTGTATTATATTATTGCATGAATACGCACTAAACAGGCTGAGTGATAGATAAGGaaccaaaaggaaaataattaatcatCTACTTGTATCTAGTTTGTCAATAAGGGAGACCTCTGAGAAGTTAAAAAGGAGAGGGTAATCGGAGATTTAGACGGAGTAAAGGGGCCAACGGCCAGGCAACGGTGGGAACATATACAGCATACCTAGGATATATACAGAACCaaagaagacaaaagaaagctaTTACACTGcacattaaatgcaatttttataCCAAATATAATACAAAGGCGACGAGAAAATAATCAatgacaaatgcatttttggaGTTAGAAAGTGAGGGAATATTCATAAAGGGAAACAGTATATCTTCCGAAAAAACAACCATAtgattgaataaattaaaacaaaattcccATTTGCACACAGAAAGAacaacagagggaaaaaaacaaaacttttcacGACAGTCGGTACCTAGCGACATTAGGACTGAACGATTTGGCTAGGAGAAATAAAGGAGGGCAAGTCGATGTGGCTGAAATCCGACAGGATGGACGTGTTGGGGAAAGTATGGACGGCGCGGAAACTGATTTTGGTCGTCCTTATCCCACTGTCCCTACTCCCACTACCACTTATCCACCCGACCAGTGTAAGTAACTCGTCTGAATTTGCTCCGGTTTTGCCATGTGTCTGTCACGCTCTTTCCACTGCGCACTGACAGTCAAATGAATCGACTGTCCTGCTGTCCATCAGATTGCCGTATTCGGGAGTCTTAATTGTCATGATGTTTAACCGACTAACTGTTTTGTTCGTTTCATTCTgggtaaaaaaatattattcatatgaTTAGTCAGATTAAGTAGGTGAAATATCTCATGAAAACTTACAGATACAGACCCTCTTACAAACCTGTAACTGATGTTTTGTACATAGACATGTGCTATATTGTGGTTATTGTTGGCTATGTCTTAATTCGCCTTAAATTTACAAGTTCTACTCATCCAAAGGAAATACAGCAGCGCATTTAGAATATATCATGTGTTTTCAGTTCCTTAACATTTAATATAACTTGCAAggtgtaaaaatatataaataaataacttgcaaGTGTTCAAACAGTGCactgatctttttttaattttctgttatAATTATTCTATTTAAGTAAAACAAGTGTAGACGAACAGTATGAAGTTTATCTAAAGCAGGAAATCATTAGTGGGGGCTTTCTCACTACCTACCGTGCTAAAAAGTTCTTCTGCCAGCCTAATAATTAGTGGAGACATGTAGACAGGGTGTCGCCTTAGTGCTGTTCTGAACGTTTGCTCCCATGTTCTCATTGGTATCATGTAAAACAACG is part of the Anguilla anguilla isolate fAngAng1 chromosome 7, fAngAng1.pri, whole genome shotgun sequence genome and encodes:
- the zgc:162331 gene encoding sushi domain-containing protein 3 yields the protein MSRLWPFVWTVWGLRVTMVWGSSVSPILLKTTPVPSVEDAHNITDAMTSNYTGLSCVSLLPPRRGSFYVESGTGVSLGSVLVFWCREGYQLVGSEKIACIIRASTPQWSNYLPVCEAIPRPEDRGLRVAVLVSVVSGIVILAMSVSFIVCCLQERIGKEREYRRDSRARKRDKQRSSSRRGACWLEQEHGDWEAFPPPKVFHLSHRLPSESLLYPEGYRGYENRGYHRSQESLLKASIPGLYCTENQVYPHMVLQRVPTPTAPMYLHLPAQPTEVPPPPQVMSAYANPAYHSSPHDTPHRPWP